The nucleotide sequence GAAGCCTTGCTGAAGCGTGATCCCCAGTGGTAAAAGCTACCCATTACTTTTGCGTAATGGATAGCCGATATTGCTGCCTAAAAGAACATGGAGCAGTTTCCCGGTGCCCTCTGTGTCTCTGTGGTAGAACCCTAAGCTTTTCGGTTTATTTAATCCTCAATCCTAAGTTTTCAGCTTGAGGATTTTGACAGCAACGGCAAGGCTTTCCTCATACAGCACTTCCCGTCCCCAGCGTTGCAACTGCTGACTGAGTAAAAATTCGGCTTTTTGATCGTTGATGGCAGTCACCATCTCGGTTCGAGCAGCCTGGGCACTGCCACCCGCTTCCAGGCGCATACAGCCTGTGGTTTCAGAACACAGAATGGTGTTGCAATTTGCCTGGGGATTGGTCGATGCCAGCCGTAAACCAATCAAATCTCCCACAATTTCGCCCGCATCAGCAGTGGGAATCGCTGCCAGCTCAGCTTCAATCTCGCGCTGATGGGGTCCGGTAAACTTGACGTGCCTCAGGTCATAGTCACCGCCAGTTTCCAGGTATGCCACAGGTTCCCACTGGAGACGGCTGGCCAGCCAGCCCAGAAACATCAGTGCCTGGGCGTCATTCCCTTTCTCATAGTCAATCATGACGCGGTCTATTTCGCCAATGTCGGCTCTCCGCTCTGGCGGGTCAAAACTTTCAGCGGTCAATTCCTGCCAGGGTAGCAGGCGGTGCCAGTTGAGGTCAGCCACGGAAATGCCACGCTCAATTAACTCCTGAATCTTGAGGAATTCTGACTCTGGATCGCTGAAGTAGCTGGAGTCCATGATGATGCAGTGGCAAGCTTCAACTACTTTTTTAAATAATTCTTGCTCTGGGTTAGGGGTTGCCTTCCACCAGACAAACTTGGGCAGGTTTTGGATAAACAGGGAAGCAGTCAGATCACCAACCCGGTTGAGGGCTTCCTTTGTGCCCCTGAGCGTGATGTACTCAGAACAGATCAGATGATCACCCGATACTTTCTGTACCGGACAATAAGCAGACACCTCCGCCGTCACTCCCTGATCTTCCCCCAGCGTGGGACAGAGAGTAATAATCCGACGGGGGTTGAGAGCCGCGATCGCATCATTTACACTGAACCCCCGTAGATTGGGATTGGAAATTTGCATCTTTTCAGGCGGCAGCTTGGCCACTTCCTGTCTTAAGCGAGCCAGTGTTTCAGGATCTACCCGGCCAGTGATGGGCAGTCCATAAGTCCTCTGCGCTTCATGAACCGCTGCCTTCGTTAACGGTCCATGAATCCCATCCACGGGTCCATCATAAAAGCCCAGGATTGCCAGGAGTTGCTGGAACTCCTCTGGCTCATAGATGACCATACAGAAGGTAGAGGCTCTGGTTGCGACCAGAGCGGCATCATCGACGCTCTGACTGTTCCAGATAGAATTCAACTCCTCCTCAATTTCATGCAAGGAAATGTCCTTCGGTTTTTGGAGTGCAACGGCAGAAGTTGTAATCATAGATTCGTTGTCTCAGTTGTTAGTGGTTGAGTTCCGTCACCAATTACTTATTTATCCTTTCAGCCCTGAGCCTGTAGCCTTCAGCCTCCCAATCACAGCCGACGCCATTTTCGTCCATCCCGATTCAATAATAATTCTGCTTCAACCGGACCCCATGTTCCTGCCTCGTAAAGTGGAATGGCTTCGGGGGGAGCGGGAGCATCCCATACTTGCAGTAGTGGAGTTAAGATCTTCCAGGATGCCTCGACTTCATCACCACGAGTAAACAGGGTCTGATCCCCCAACATACAGTCAACCAGCAGACGGGCATAGGCATCTGTATTGGGTTGACCAAAAGCACTTTCATAGCGAAAGTCCATATCCACCGGACGGGTGCGGAGAGA is from Leptothermofonsia sichuanensis E412 and encodes:
- the opcA gene encoding glucose-6-phosphate dehydrogenase assembly protein OpcA translates to MITTSAVALQKPKDISLHEIEEELNSIWNSQSVDDAALVATRASTFCMVIYEPEEFQQLLAILGFYDGPVDGIHGPLTKAAVHEAQRTYGLPITGRVDPETLARLRQEVAKLPPEKMQISNPNLRGFSVNDAIAALNPRRIITLCPTLGEDQGVTAEVSAYCPVQKVSGDHLICSEYITLRGTKEALNRVGDLTASLFIQNLPKFVWWKATPNPEQELFKKVVEACHCIIMDSSYFSDPESEFLKIQELIERGISVADLNWHRLLPWQELTAESFDPPERRADIGEIDRVMIDYEKGNDAQALMFLGWLASRLQWEPVAYLETGGDYDLRHVKFTGPHQREIEAELAAIPTADAGEIVGDLIGLRLASTNPQANCNTILCSETTGCMRLEAGGSAQAARTEMVTAINDQKAEFLLSQQLQRWGREVLYEESLAVAVKILKLKT